One segment of Shewanella piezotolerans WP3 DNA contains the following:
- a CDS encoding Crp/Fnr family transcriptional regulator translates to MPGTLISLLDEQQKKQLFAACKKVNYSLGYQLFSQGESADTMYLVDRGKVSIYRLMPNGDEKLFKVFMAGELIAEMAMFMQPRRYPMSARIEQDSELSAFFYRNILGIVSSSPELSVKVMALMSNKICQLMDNMNILTQVNANQRLVMKLADIYRSQSIKQGRVSLLVTKKLLATQLGMTPETLSRAIKKLKADGHIIESGNHITLVNIPSLCESVDLTPDIFST, encoded by the coding sequence GTGCCGGGAACCCTCATCTCTTTACTTGATGAACAGCAAAAAAAGCAGTTATTTGCTGCGTGTAAAAAGGTCAATTACAGCCTGGGTTATCAACTATTTAGCCAAGGAGAGAGTGCAGACACTATGTACTTAGTGGACAGAGGCAAGGTTTCAATATATCGCTTGATGCCAAATGGAGACGAGAAGCTATTCAAGGTGTTTATGGCCGGAGAACTTATCGCTGAGATGGCGATGTTCATGCAGCCACGCCGCTACCCTATGAGCGCACGAATCGAGCAAGACAGTGAGTTATCCGCATTTTTCTACCGCAATATTCTGGGGATTGTATCGAGCTCACCAGAGCTTTCGGTGAAAGTGATGGCATTGATGAGTAATAAAATCTGCCAACTAATGGACAATATGAATATTCTGACCCAGGTCAACGCCAACCAGAGACTGGTTATGAAACTTGCTGATATTTATCGCTCACAAAGTATCAAACAAGGCCGAGTTTCCCTGCTCGTCACCAAAAAGCTACTCGCGACCCAGTTAGGCATGACTCCCGAAACACTCTCAAGAGCGATCAAGAAACTAAAGGCAGACGGCCATATCATCGAATCTGGCAATCACATTACTCTCGTTAATATCCCATCTCTATGTGAGTCAGTGGATTTAACCCCCGATATTTTCAGTACTTAA
- the rbsK gene encoding ribokinase, with protein MILKLLSEHKTLSNAQLAKLLQVTPKTIRCDLVLLQNERQVIRTHGGVQISAEFDADKYCLDNLLSQLTSNASLSSPSAQTPSKRRGNEMNNKVFILGSFNVDIVSTLERFPQPGETLHALSNNIGAGGKGANQAYATAKAGANVTFMTKIGKDQFSHFAKEHLATTGINNTIIAESDNSPTGNALIYVCQQTGENMIAVHSGANTEITQQEIIQAEQHIVGADLLLTQLENNIDAVKRAMQIAHAHGVSVVLNPAPYHNETPSLLEYVDMVTPNETEASLMTGIEVTDLDSAKQAAIKISQMGVNKVVITRGAQGVLLYENGRFSEVAAVKCVVTDTTGAGDAFNGALVAQIVKGDSLLDAARFANAYASLAVEREGAANMPDVSLVAARL; from the coding sequence GTGATCTTAAAACTGCTCAGTGAACACAAAACCTTATCCAATGCCCAACTGGCCAAGTTACTGCAAGTCACACCCAAGACCATTCGTTGCGATCTGGTGTTACTGCAAAATGAGCGGCAAGTGATAAGGACTCATGGTGGTGTACAGATCTCAGCGGAGTTCGATGCTGATAAATATTGTCTGGATAACCTGTTATCACAGTTAACCAGCAATGCCAGTTTATCGAGTCCATCCGCACAGACTCCTAGTAAACGTAGAGGTAATGAAATGAATAACAAGGTGTTTATACTCGGCTCTTTTAATGTCGATATCGTCTCTACATTGGAGCGCTTTCCCCAACCTGGTGAAACGTTACATGCACTGAGCAACAATATTGGTGCTGGCGGTAAAGGGGCAAACCAAGCATATGCAACGGCAAAGGCTGGCGCCAATGTCACCTTTATGACCAAAATCGGTAAAGACCAATTTAGCCACTTCGCTAAAGAGCATCTGGCTACGACGGGGATCAATAACACCATTATCGCCGAATCAGACAACAGCCCTACAGGCAATGCCCTCATCTATGTCTGCCAGCAAACCGGTGAAAACATGATTGCAGTGCACTCTGGTGCCAATACTGAAATTACCCAGCAAGAGATCATACAAGCGGAGCAACACATTGTGGGGGCTGATTTGCTGCTGACTCAACTGGAGAACAATATCGATGCGGTGAAGCGCGCAATGCAGATAGCTCATGCCCATGGCGTCAGTGTTGTGCTAAACCCTGCGCCCTACCACAACGAGACTCCAAGCTTACTGGAGTATGTGGATATGGTGACCCCAAATGAAACTGAAGCGTCTTTGATGACAGGCATCGAAGTGACAGATCTCGATAGCGCTAAACAAGCCGCAATAAAAATCAGTCAAATGGGGGTAAACAAGGTGGTGATAACCCGAGGGGCACAAGGGGTACTCTTGTATGAAAACGGCCGTTTCAGCGAAGTTGCCGCAGTAAAATGCGTAGTGACCGATACCACGGGTGCTGGGGATGCCTTTAACGGTGCACTGGTGGCACAAATAGTAAAGGGCGACAGCCTATTAGATGCAGCAAGATTTGCCAACGCCTATGCCTCGTTGGCTGTAGAGCGCGAAGGCGCAGCGAATATGCCAGATGTGAGCTTAGTGGCTGCAAGGCTGTAA
- a CDS encoding class I SAM-dependent methyltransferase — protein sequence MSEKMAMPNEHRNVSKTPGHWVLAQLGKKVLRPGGKELTQKMLQSLKITTADRVVEFAPGMGYTARLCLEKAPKSYTAIEQNEQAAEIVRSYLKGGLQLCKLGNAQQTGLEESVATVVYGEAMLTMQSDSRKNEIIAEASRILEAGGRYGIHELCISPDSIAPSAKRAIQKEVSEAIQHPAKPITPVEWKQLMLDNGFEIEFEAVAPMHLLEPKRMIDDEGILGFLKIAKNLLTRPKARARVLGMRKVFSKHKHNLAAITLVAKKKQI from the coding sequence ATGTCAGAAAAAATGGCAATGCCAAATGAACACAGAAATGTATCAAAAACACCAGGGCACTGGGTACTTGCTCAACTGGGTAAAAAGGTGCTGCGTCCAGGTGGTAAAGAGCTCACGCAAAAAATGTTGCAGAGCTTGAAAATAACCACTGCTGATCGCGTTGTGGAGTTTGCTCCAGGTATGGGGTATACCGCCCGCCTTTGTTTAGAGAAGGCTCCTAAAAGCTATACCGCCATTGAACAAAATGAGCAGGCCGCTGAGATAGTTCGCTCCTATTTAAAGGGGGGCTTACAGCTTTGCAAACTCGGTAATGCACAGCAAACGGGTCTTGAAGAAAGTGTGGCGACGGTCGTGTACGGTGAGGCGATGTTAACTATGCAGTCCGATAGCCGGAAAAACGAGATCATTGCTGAAGCGTCGAGAATTCTAGAGGCGGGCGGTCGCTACGGCATTCATGAACTGTGTATTTCGCCCGATAGTATTGCCCCAAGTGCTAAACGGGCTATTCAGAAGGAGGTTTCAGAGGCCATTCAACACCCAGCTAAACCGATAACTCCGGTAGAGTGGAAACAGCTTATGTTGGATAATGGTTTTGAGATTGAATTTGAAGCTGTTGCGCCTATGCATCTTCTGGAACCGAAGCGAATGATAGACGATGAGGGAATATTGGGCTTTCTTAAGATAGCTAAAAACCTGTTAACTCGACCAAAGGCGCGTGCCCGGGTGCTCGGTATGCGTAAGGTATTTAGTAAACACAAACATAATCTGGCTGCTATTACGCTGGTGGCGAAGAAAAAACAAATCTAG
- the betI gene encoding transcriptional regulator BetI — protein sequence MPRPPMKTVRQQQLIDATLVSVEQHGLHNTTINTISGLAGLSSGLISHYFGGKQGLIEATQKYLLDQLKQALLSRTADKELLPLARLHAIVEANFTELQRSRPATKTWLSFWSQAMHEPGLARLQHINSQRLYSNLLFSFKKLLPDTSAITAAKQTAAMIDGFWLRSALSAAPEKEFEQAQILCKAFIEAVIMQYGETRCH from the coding sequence ATGCCGCGCCCGCCAATGAAAACCGTCCGCCAACAACAGCTCATCGACGCCACTTTAGTCTCGGTTGAACAACATGGGTTACACAACACCACCATCAATACGATTAGTGGTTTGGCTGGGTTGTCATCAGGATTAATTAGCCATTACTTTGGCGGCAAACAAGGGTTAATTGAAGCAACGCAAAAGTATTTGCTCGATCAGCTTAAACAAGCGCTACTGAGTCGCACAGCAGATAAAGAGCTATTGCCACTGGCGAGGTTGCACGCCATTGTTGAGGCCAACTTTACCGAGTTGCAACGCTCAAGACCGGCAACCAAGACCTGGTTAAGCTTTTGGTCACAAGCAATGCACGAGCCAGGGCTTGCAAGGCTGCAACATATCAACAGCCAACGTCTATATAGCAACCTCTTATTTTCTTTCAAAAAGCTACTTCCCGATACCAGCGCCATCACTGCAGCCAAACAAACTGCCGCCATGATTGATGGCTTTTGGCTACGTAGTGCGTTGAGCGCTGCACCAGAGAAAGAGTTCGAACAGGCACAAATTTTATGTAAGGCCTTTATCGAGGCAGTGATCATGCAGTACGGAGAAACCCGATGTCACTAG
- a CDS encoding nucleoside hydrolase, with product MTKKIILDTDPGIDDVMAILFAEAHPDIELKAITTIYGNVAIAGATHNALYLKQKYGFGADVAEGASKPIVRPPVGPTVAVHGESGFGDVQVPADVAGEADSRPAYQYIIDAVTAEPNEITLVAIGPLTNLALALKAEPNIVNLVKEVVIMGGAFGVNDHRGNVTPYAEANIHDDPHAADIVFGAAWPVVIIGLDVTEQSFFTADYLDQLRDDAAEVGQFIWDVSRFYLKFYKEKVGLNACHVHDPSAIAYVIKPELFTLREGPVRVVTEGPAEGMTIQKFDGRQYMHDEWQTQTSQRIGVAVNDSELLEIYRQTIIDYGQKQR from the coding sequence ATGACTAAAAAAATAATATTAGACACAGATCCAGGGATTGATGATGTCATGGCGATCCTGTTCGCTGAGGCGCATCCTGACATCGAGCTCAAGGCGATAACCACTATTTACGGTAATGTGGCCATTGCGGGCGCGACGCATAATGCTTTGTACCTAAAACAAAAGTATGGCTTTGGGGCCGATGTAGCAGAAGGCGCTAGCAAACCTATTGTTAGACCTCCGGTTGGCCCTACTGTCGCGGTACATGGCGAAAGTGGATTTGGTGATGTCCAAGTACCTGCTGATGTGGCGGGCGAGGCCGATAGTCGTCCTGCTTACCAATACATCATTGACGCGGTAACGGCCGAGCCAAACGAAATCACTTTAGTGGCTATTGGACCTTTGACTAACCTCGCACTGGCGCTGAAAGCTGAGCCTAATATTGTTAATTTGGTTAAAGAAGTGGTGATTATGGGCGGCGCATTCGGGGTTAACGATCACCGCGGTAATGTGACGCCATATGCAGAAGCTAATATCCATGACGATCCCCATGCTGCTGATATTGTATTTGGCGCCGCTTGGCCAGTAGTGATTATTGGGCTTGATGTTACTGAGCAAAGCTTCTTTACGGCAGACTATTTAGACCAGTTGCGTGATGATGCCGCTGAAGTGGGTCAGTTTATTTGGGACGTTAGTCGCTTCTACCTTAAATTTTATAAAGAGAAAGTGGGCTTAAATGCTTGTCACGTACACGACCCATCGGCGATTGCTTATGTGATTAAGCCAGAGTTGTTCACCCTCAGAGAGGGGCCTGTACGCGTGGTGACCGAAGGACCTGCAGAAGGGATGACTATTCAGAAATTCGATGGCCGTCAATACATGCATGATGAGTGGCAAACTCAAACATCACAACGTATTGGGGTTGCAGTGAATGATAGTGAGTTGCTGGAAATTTACCGCCAAACCATTATTGATTATGGCCAAAAGCAACGATGA
- the gltB gene encoding glutamate synthase large subunit, translating to MSLYHPSFERDNCGFGLIAQMDGEASHRIVRTAIHGLDRMKHRGGIAADGRTGDGCGLLMQLPTEFFKAIAAENDWHLSRRFAVGMLFLSQDEELASQTKHLLEQELQKETLSVAGWRDVPVNTDVLGPIGKASQPQIVQVLINAPIGWREKDLERRLYMARRRVEQQLHHDKDFYIASLSGQVIVYKGLMMPADLPAFYSDLADIRLQSAICLFHQRFSTNTSPKWPLAQPFRYLAHNGEINTITGNRQWAKARAYKFHAPLLPDLQQAAPFVNETGSDSSSLDNMLEMLLAGGMDLYRAMRLLIPPAWQSNPEMDPELKAFYDFNSMHMEPWDGPAGIVMTNGRHAACAVDRNGLRPSRYVITKDRILTLASEVGIWDYAPDEVIEKGRVGPGELLVLDTLNGQLYSSFEIDNDLKRRHPYKEWMAKNSKILKPAEDFGPNDQGTREFNDDQLLQYQKHFGYSREELEQVIWVLAQKGEEATGSMGDDTPMAVLSKKSRTIYDYFRQKFAQVTNPPIDPLREKHVMSLTTCAGREQNLFNETTGHAYRVMFNSPVLLFSDFNQLMALDSTYYRANTVDLNYDLAEGLEAAVKRICDEAERLARTGTTLLILSDRATAKSKQVIPAAMAVGAVQQILVTKSLRCDTNIIVETASARDPHHFAVLLGFGATAIYPYLVYECISDLAQRNGVENTRDLMLNFRQGIDKGLRKIMSKMGISTVASYRCSQQFEAVGLADEVVNLCFNGVISRIQGANFELIEKDQQLLHKHAFRAHQQLSQGGLLKYVEGGEYHCFNPDVVNTLQASLRDQDYVNYKRFTELVDDRPIATLRDLIKVEGDLSAVDIKDVEAANTLYTRFDSAAMSIGALSPEAHEALAVAMNRLGGRSNSGEGGEDPRRFNSEGNSAIKQIASGRFGVTAHYLVNAEVLQIKVAQGAKPGEGGQLPGDKVSVEIAALRNARPGVTLISPPPHHDIYSIEDLAQLIFDLKQINPKALVSVKLVSEPGVGTIATGVAKAYADMITISGYDGGTGASPITSVKYAGSPWELGLAEVHQSLVANGLRHKIRLQVDGGLKTGKDVIKAALLGAESFGFGTVPMIALGCKYLRICHLNNCATGVATQNKQLRNEHYHGLPERVMTYFEFVAQEIREYMADLGVTEFEQLVGRSDWLSAIEGDTAKQQALDLAPILYKPEVPATSAVTWRETNPPSDQGELNQRLVEDCKEAVLAGVPICEIFNINNTDRSVGASLSGFIATHVGRDGAKAPITLKFNGSAGQSFGVWNAPGLELMLCGDANDYVGKGMSGGKISVYPPLGSPFKTERSTILGNTCLYGASGGRLFASGQAGERFAVRNSGAIAVVEGLGDNGCEYMTGGIVVVLGQTGVNFGAGMTGGFAYIFDQFGHFNRRVNTEMVDTHKVQSPIQQQHLRELIEQHVKETNSEHAKMILNDFENWLDCFILVKPKNVAVDDLLKLAQPEPALAVRAG from the coding sequence ATGAGCTTATATCATCCAAGTTTTGAACGGGACAATTGTGGGTTTGGGCTTATTGCTCAAATGGACGGTGAAGCGAGTCACCGTATAGTACGTACCGCGATTCACGGATTGGACCGCATGAAGCATCGTGGTGGTATTGCCGCAGATGGACGCACAGGTGATGGTTGCGGATTACTAATGCAACTACCTACTGAATTTTTTAAAGCTATTGCAGCTGAAAATGACTGGCACCTAAGCCGTCGTTTTGCTGTCGGCATGCTTTTTCTGAGCCAAGATGAAGAGCTAGCGTCACAAACCAAGCATCTGCTAGAGCAAGAGTTGCAAAAAGAGACCTTAAGTGTCGCAGGCTGGCGTGATGTGCCCGTTAATACCGACGTACTAGGTCCTATTGGCAAAGCTAGCCAACCTCAAATAGTGCAAGTATTGATTAATGCGCCTATTGGCTGGCGCGAAAAAGACCTTGAACGACGCCTATATATGGCAAGGCGCCGAGTAGAGCAGCAACTTCATCATGACAAAGATTTTTATATTGCCAGCCTTTCAGGCCAAGTTATCGTCTATAAAGGCTTAATGATGCCTGCCGATCTGCCCGCTTTTTATAGCGATCTGGCAGATATTCGTTTACAAAGCGCCATCTGCTTATTCCACCAGCGATTCTCAACCAACACCTCACCTAAGTGGCCACTGGCACAACCGTTTAGGTATTTGGCCCATAATGGTGAAATCAACACCATTACTGGTAACCGCCAATGGGCTAAAGCCCGTGCTTATAAGTTTCATGCACCTCTGTTGCCTGACTTGCAGCAAGCTGCGCCTTTCGTCAATGAGACTGGTTCAGACTCATCATCACTCGATAATATGCTAGAAATGCTGCTCGCAGGCGGTATGGATCTTTATCGAGCCATGCGTTTACTTATTCCACCAGCGTGGCAAAGTAATCCAGAGATGGATCCAGAGTTGAAAGCTTTTTACGATTTCAACTCCATGCATATGGAACCTTGGGACGGCCCCGCTGGCATCGTAATGACCAATGGTCGTCACGCTGCTTGTGCCGTTGACCGTAACGGCCTGCGACCATCACGATATGTGATCACTAAAGATCGCATTTTAACCCTCGCCTCTGAAGTTGGCATCTGGGACTACGCCCCCGATGAAGTGATAGAGAAAGGTCGCGTCGGTCCCGGTGAATTACTGGTACTAGATACACTTAATGGCCAGCTCTATTCGTCGTTTGAGATCGATAACGATCTAAAACGCCGTCACCCATACAAAGAGTGGATGGCTAAAAACAGTAAGATATTAAAACCAGCCGAAGATTTCGGTCCTAACGATCAAGGCACGCGTGAGTTTAACGATGACCAATTACTGCAATATCAAAAACATTTTGGCTACTCACGCGAAGAACTAGAACAGGTTATCTGGGTACTGGCACAAAAAGGTGAAGAGGCTACAGGCTCCATGGGCGACGATACGCCAATGGCTGTGCTGTCTAAAAAGTCACGCACCATCTATGACTACTTCCGCCAAAAATTTGCTCAAGTCACCAATCCGCCTATTGATCCATTGCGTGAGAAACACGTGATGTCACTCACCACCTGCGCAGGTCGCGAGCAAAACCTATTTAACGAAACAACCGGTCATGCATACCGCGTGATGTTCAACTCGCCAGTACTGCTCTTTAGCGATTTTAATCAGCTAATGGCATTGGATAGCACTTACTATCGTGCCAATACTGTCGATTTAAATTACGACTTAGCAGAGGGACTTGAAGCTGCTGTTAAGCGTATTTGTGACGAAGCTGAACGTCTAGCCCGAACAGGTACAACTCTGCTTATCCTGTCAGACCGAGCAACAGCTAAATCTAAGCAGGTTATCCCTGCGGCAATGGCCGTGGGTGCAGTACAACAAATTTTAGTCACTAAGAGCCTGCGCTGCGACACCAATATTATTGTAGAAACGGCATCGGCAAGAGATCCGCACCATTTTGCGGTACTACTCGGCTTCGGCGCGACCGCCATCTACCCCTACCTGGTGTATGAGTGCATTTCAGATCTTGCCCAGCGCAACGGCGTAGAAAACACGCGTGACTTGATGCTTAACTTCCGTCAAGGTATCGATAAAGGCCTGCGTAAGATTATGTCTAAGATGGGCATAAGTACCGTGGCATCTTACCGTTGTAGCCAGCAGTTTGAAGCGGTAGGTTTAGCTGACGAAGTGGTCAACCTTTGCTTTAACGGCGTAATTAGTCGCATTCAAGGCGCTAACTTTGAGTTGATTGAGAAAGATCAGCAGTTGTTACATAAGCACGCCTTTAGAGCGCACCAACAGCTTTCTCAAGGTGGATTACTTAAGTACGTTGAGGGCGGCGAATACCACTGCTTTAACCCTGATGTGGTTAACACCTTGCAAGCCAGCCTGCGTGACCAAGACTATGTAAACTACAAACGCTTTACCGAGTTAGTTGATGACCGCCCTATTGCGACCTTACGTGATTTAATTAAGGTCGAAGGTGACTTGTCTGCCGTCGATATTAAAGACGTTGAAGCCGCCAACACCCTTTACACTCGCTTTGATAGTGCAGCCATGAGTATTGGCGCATTAAGCCCTGAAGCTCACGAAGCACTTGCTGTTGCCATGAACCGTTTAGGCGGCCGCTCAAACTCAGGTGAAGGCGGAGAAGATCCACGCCGCTTTAACAGCGAAGGGAACTCAGCGATTAAGCAGATAGCCTCAGGCCGCTTTGGCGTCACCGCGCATTACTTGGTCAATGCCGAAGTGCTACAAATTAAAGTGGCGCAAGGTGCGAAACCTGGTGAAGGTGGACAACTTCCAGGCGATAAAGTTAGCGTTGAGATTGCCGCGCTTCGAAACGCTCGCCCAGGTGTCACACTCATTTCACCGCCGCCGCACCATGATATCTACTCTATCGAAGATTTGGCTCAGCTAATTTTTGACTTAAAACAGATTAACCCTAAGGCGCTGGTTTCAGTCAAACTGGTATCAGAGCCTGGTGTCGGTACCATTGCTACTGGTGTTGCTAAAGCTTATGCCGATATGATCACCATTTCAGGCTATGACGGCGGTACAGGCGCAAGCCCAATCACCTCGGTTAAATATGCAGGTAGCCCATGGGAGCTAGGTTTAGCTGAAGTACACCAATCTCTGGTTGCCAATGGTCTGCGCCATAAAATCCGCCTGCAAGTCGATGGCGGTCTAAAAACCGGTAAAGATGTGATTAAAGCTGCGTTACTTGGCGCCGAGAGCTTTGGGTTTGGTACAGTGCCGATGATTGCACTTGGCTGTAAATACCTACGTATTTGCCACCTAAATAACTGTGCAACAGGTGTCGCGACTCAAAACAAGCAGTTGCGTAATGAGCACTACCACGGTCTACCAGAGCGAGTAATGACTTACTTCGAGTTTGTTGCGCAAGAGATCCGTGAGTACATGGCAGATCTCGGTGTTACCGAATTTGAGCAACTTGTTGGCCGCAGCGACTGGTTAAGTGCGATTGAAGGGGACACTGCTAAACAGCAAGCACTCGATCTAGCGCCAATTCTGTATAAACCTGAAGTGCCTGCAACTTCAGCGGTCACCTGGCGCGAAACTAACCCGCCATCAGATCAAGGTGAACTTAATCAACGTCTGGTTGAAGACTGTAAAGAAGCGGTATTAGCAGGCGTTCCTATCTGCGAAATCTTTAATATCAACAATACTGACCGCTCAGTAGGTGCCAGCCTTTCAGGGTTTATTGCCACCCACGTCGGCCGCGATGGAGCCAAAGCGCCAATTACACTTAAGTTTAATGGCAGTGCTGGTCAAAGCTTCGGCGTGTGGAATGCACCAGGTCTTGAGCTGATGCTCTGCGGTGATGCTAACGATTATGTCGGTAAAGGCATGTCAGGCGGTAAGATTTCAGTTTATCCGCCACTGGGCAGTCCGTTCAAAACCGAACGTTCAACCATTTTGGGTAACACCTGCTTGTACGGTGCATCTGGCGGCAGGTTGTTTGCATCGGGTCAAGCAGGCGAGCGTTTCGCAGTGCGTAATTCGGGTGCTATAGCGGTAGTAGAAGGCCTAGGTGATAACGGCTGTGAATACATGACAGGCGGCATCGTGGTGGTACTAGGTCAAACAGGGGTTAACTTTGGCGCTGGTATGACGGGCGGATTTGCCTATATCTTCGATCAATTTGGTCACTTTAACCGCCGTGTTAACACCGAGATGGTTGACACTCATAAAGTACAGTCGCCAATTCAACAGCAACATCTGCGTGAATTGATTGAGCAGCATGTTAAAGAGACCAACAGCGAACACGCCAAGATGATCTTAAATGATTTCGAAAACTGGCTAGATTGCTTCATTTTGGTGAAACCTAAGAATGTTGCAGTTGACGACCTATTAAAGTTAGCGCAACCAGAACCTGCACTAGCAGTCAGAGCGGGGTAA
- a CDS encoding FAD-dependent oxidoreductase produces the protein MSNDFQFIEVGRKDPTKHAAKQRATQFIEIYQPFAQPQVKEQADRCLDCGNPYCEWKCPLHNYIPNWLQLAKQGRIMEAADLVHETNTLPEICGRVCPQDRLCEGACTLNEEFGAVTIGNVEKYITDTAISQGWRPDMSKVTARKERVAIIGAGPAGLGCADILARNGVQAVVYDKNVQIGGLLTYGIPSFKLDKEVMQIRRNVLEGMGIEFKLGVTVGKDVDFKELIENYDAVFLGMGTYTAMKANLVGEDATGVHQALPYLIGNTHNVMGTECADNPYLSLEGKRVVVLGGGDTAMDCVRTAVRQGATQVTCAYRRDEENMPGSRREVQNAREEGVEFLFNRQPSEIKTIDGKVVGIECIETELGDADESGRRRPQPIAGSEQVLDADAIIIAFGFQPSPAKWLGDYNIELNDWGLVKAPKVADNPFQTSNPKVFAGGDMVRGSDLVVTAIAEGRDAAMGILNFFED, from the coding sequence ATGAGCAATGATTTCCAGTTTATTGAAGTTGGGCGCAAAGACCCAACTAAACACGCAGCCAAACAGCGCGCTACGCAGTTTATTGAAATATACCAGCCCTTTGCCCAACCACAGGTAAAAGAGCAAGCAGACCGCTGTTTAGACTGCGGTAACCCATATTGTGAGTGGAAGTGTCCACTGCATAACTACATCCCCAACTGGCTGCAACTGGCCAAACAGGGACGTATTATGGAAGCGGCGGACTTAGTCCACGAGACCAATACCCTGCCAGAGATCTGTGGCCGAGTTTGCCCACAAGACAGGCTCTGTGAAGGGGCTTGTACCCTTAACGAAGAGTTTGGCGCGGTCACCATTGGTAACGTCGAGAAGTACATTACCGACACAGCTATTTCACAAGGCTGGCGACCGGATATGTCAAAAGTCACCGCCCGCAAAGAGCGAGTGGCAATTATTGGCGCTGGCCCAGCAGGTCTTGGCTGCGCCGATATCTTGGCTCGCAACGGAGTGCAAGCCGTTGTCTATGATAAGAATGTGCAGATTGGTGGCCTACTTACTTACGGTATTCCGTCCTTTAAGCTCGACAAAGAGGTGATGCAAATTCGCCGCAACGTGCTTGAGGGCATGGGGATAGAGTTTAAGCTTGGGGTTACCGTTGGCAAAGATGTCGACTTTAAAGAGCTAATAGAAAACTACGACGCAGTATTTTTAGGCATGGGCACCTACACAGCAATGAAAGCCAACCTCGTCGGCGAAGATGCGACCGGTGTGCATCAAGCCCTGCCCTACCTTATCGGTAACACCCACAATGTAATGGGCACCGAATGTGCTGATAACCCATACCTAAGTCTTGAAGGTAAGCGTGTAGTGGTTCTAGGTGGTGGTGATACCGCCATGGATTGTGTTCGCACCGCTGTGCGTCAAGGTGCCACTCAAGTCACCTGTGCTTATCGCCGTGACGAAGAGAACATGCCTGGTTCACGCCGCGAAGTACAAAATGCCCGCGAAGAGGGGGTTGAGTTTCTGTTTAACCGTCAACCTAGTGAGATCAAAACCATTGACGGCAAAGTGGTTGGTATCGAGTGCATCGAAACCGAGTTAGGTGACGCCGACGAAAGCGGCCGTCGTCGTCCACAGCCTATTGCTGGTAGCGAGCAAGTATTGGACGCCGACGCGATCATTATCGCCTTTGGTTTCCAGCCAAGCCCAGCAAAGTGGCTCGGCGACTACAACATTGAGCTCAATGATTGGGGATTAGTCAAAGCGCCAAAAGTGGCCGACAACCCATTTCAGACCAGCAACCCGAAAGTGTTTGCCGGCGGCGATATGGTTAGAGGCTCAGATCTCGTGGTCACCGCCATTGCTGAAGGCCGCGACGCTGCAATGGGGATCCTCAACTTCTTTGAGGACTAA